One Dysidea avara chromosome 7, odDysAvar1.4, whole genome shotgun sequence genomic region harbors:
- the LOC136261533 gene encoding ABC transporter G family member 23-like isoform X2 — protein MGKPPGAPGHTVPGKDVGYMPQETALISEFTMLELMYYFGILYRMNMKYARKRTKLLRKLLNLPTIHRRCGLLSGDQKRRVSFALALLHEPPLFILDEPTVGIDPLLRVRIWRHLLHLTSAGNTTIVITTHYIEEARQAHVVGFMRSGKLLAQSKPDDLMRVFNVTMLEDVFLKLSEEEELSGLKRAIKSGSYAKSSEEQTERTPLMSGQMDDDCNAVMPPPLFS, from the exons ATGGGTAAACCTCCTGGAGCCCCTGGACATACTGTACCTGGCAAAGATGTGGGCTACATGCCTCAG GAAACTGCTCTGATCTCTGAATTCACCATGTTGGAGTTGATGTACTATTTTGGTATCCTCTATCGGATGAACATGAAATATGCTCGTAAGCGTACCAAACTGTTGAGGAAGCTCTTAAACCTGCCAACTATTCATCGCAGATGTGGACTCTTGAG TGGTGATCAGAAGAGACGTGTATCCTTCGCTCTTGCTCTTCTTCACGAGCCACCATTGTTCATCCTAGATGAACCAACTGTGGGAATTGATCCCTTGTTGAGAGTAAG GATCTGGCGTCATTTATTACATCTCACTTCAGCTGGTAACACTACTATTGTCATTACTACCCATTACATTGAGGAGGCCAGACAAGCCCATGTG GTCGGTTTCATGAGATCGGGTAAACTGTTGGCCCAGTCCAAACCTGATGATCTTATGAGAGTCTTCAATGTTACT ATGCTTGAAGATGTATTTCTAAAGTTATCTGAAGAGGAAGAACTGAGTGGACTAAAAAGAGCAATCAAGTCCGGATCATATGCT AAATCTTCAGAAGAGCAGACTGAGAGAACACCTCTCATGAGTGGTCAAATGGATGATGACTGTAATGCAGTAATGCCTCCTCCATTGTTTTCAT ag
- the LOC136261533 gene encoding ABC transporter G family member 23-like isoform X1, protein MGKPPGAPGHTVPGKDVGYMPQETALISEFTMLELMYYFGILYRMNMKYARKRTKLLRKLLNLPTIHRRCGLLSGDQKRRVSFALALLHEPPLFILDEPTVGIDPLLRVRIWRHLLHLTSAGNTTIVITTHYIEEARQAHVVGFMRSGKLLAQSKPDDLMRVFNVTMLEDVFLKLSEEEELSGLKRAIKSGSYAKSSEEQTERTPLMSGQMDDDCNAVMPPPLFSC, encoded by the exons ATGGGTAAACCTCCTGGAGCCCCTGGACATACTGTACCTGGCAAAGATGTGGGCTACATGCCTCAG GAAACTGCTCTGATCTCTGAATTCACCATGTTGGAGTTGATGTACTATTTTGGTATCCTCTATCGGATGAACATGAAATATGCTCGTAAGCGTACCAAACTGTTGAGGAAGCTCTTAAACCTGCCAACTATTCATCGCAGATGTGGACTCTTGAG TGGTGATCAGAAGAGACGTGTATCCTTCGCTCTTGCTCTTCTTCACGAGCCACCATTGTTCATCCTAGATGAACCAACTGTGGGAATTGATCCCTTGTTGAGAGTAAG GATCTGGCGTCATTTATTACATCTCACTTCAGCTGGTAACACTACTATTGTCATTACTACCCATTACATTGAGGAGGCCAGACAAGCCCATGTG GTCGGTTTCATGAGATCGGGTAAACTGTTGGCCCAGTCCAAACCTGATGATCTTATGAGAGTCTTCAATGTTACT ATGCTTGAAGATGTATTTCTAAAGTTATCTGAAGAGGAAGAACTGAGTGGACTAAAAAGAGCAATCAAGTCCGGATCATATGCT AAATCTTCAGAAGAGCAGACTGAGAGAACACCTCTCATGAGTGGTCAAATGGATGATGACTGTAATGCAGTAATGCCTCCTCCATTGTTTTCATGTTAG